The region gaaaacttggcccatccatttttaatgaggcccacccaaaagtgatttcctggctacgcccttgttcCCGACATTTATGAATTATTTATGAATGTAAACATAGCGTACTGTATGTGTCCGCATTGACTGAAATGTGCTTTCAGTGATGTGCAAATAATAAAAAGGCTGAAATCTCATTTGTAATGAATCCCTTGAGCTATCACGCTTGCACAATGTCGAGTGTCTTCCTTATTTTCTCTCTCATTTTCAACCTCAAAAAGCCGCGCTGCAGAATGCAAGACAACGATGGAATGAGAGATAGACAGAACAATGGAAGGAAGAAAGATATGGAGGGAGACAGAGGGGGGAGAGACAGGATGCGGTGAGACGAAGTGGAACAAGACAGGAACGGGATGCACAcaggaaggtttttttttattattagtattcttgagggggtgggggggtgctGTTGCATTTTTCCTGACTCAGCGCATTTATGCATTCATGACGGAAGTTTCCAGATGTCTGCAGTcaccacaaaacaaacaaacaaaacaagtcATCTTCATTTCTGTTTTCTAGTCTGTTTCTTACCCTTTTGAGAGTTAGAAAGAGAGACTGAGTGAAAGAATGAAGAGATTTAGAGAAAGAGACAGGTTAATGGAGATGCAGTCTTTAAAACGACCGACAAGTGTCAGTAGTGATTACACCTGTACTCACTAGATCTGCTGATTAAGACTGTAAAACTCTGAAGTCTGgagtttttttagttttattgtgttttgtgGTCACAGTGATCTCATCTTAGAGTTAGAACCCTCACACTGCACCTTTATATGACAGGAAGTGGAGGATTGAGTTTGATGTCATATAGTCAAGCAGGGATGTAGATGGCTGTTATCCAGTGTGTCATTGTCATGTTAAGATGAATATCGTTTTATGAGTCTTCTGTCATAGTGTGAACTGAGAACAAAGCCAGCAGCATTTCTGCAAACATCTCAAGTGTTTCTATAAACCTAACCACACAAACACCTACAGGCATgctaacacagacacacacagaacacACCTGAACGCTGACTGGCATGCACAACATACATtacattaaacacaaaacagttgaGAAAGCATCATGTACACTCTATAAACCCTAGTGGTGATCATGGTCGGTTCTAAAGGAAGGCCTTCCTTGTGATCCCCCCTAAATCCTCCTCTTGGTCCGATGAAGAGATAACCACTTGCACCCTAAAGCTCAaaatgtcccccccccccccccgtaatGATTCTGTTGGATAGAGAGGACTGAGAGCGAGGTGGAagtgaagagaaagagaaaaacgtGGGCGGTGAGAGTCTGCGTTTTTGACTCAGCATTTTTCTGTCATCTCGCTGGAAGTTTCCAGAAACTTTCTGTCACCACACGCTATCAAAACGACAAGACAATCTCTCTTCTCTCTTCCTGTTTCTTTCATTActcagagagagaatgagagatgaAAAACGGGTTGTGCATTTCCTTCCAAGCATCTTCTATGTTCCTCTAAAGAGAACGAGTCAAAccgagagacagacaggcagagctGCGAGTTTCTGTGCGTGAGAATATATTTGGTGACCGTGATTTTGCCAAGTAGAATGTGTTTCTTGATCAACGACTTCTCTTGGCCTTGGAGCAACATTCCAGTCAAACATAGTCCCGACCCTAATCTCAAACATCCTAACTAATCATTAACTAACCCTAATAAAATCTGAAGGTTAATTAGGATGATGCTCCAGGACCAACAAACACACTTTCAGCATCCAGAAACATGCACAGGTACATGGCAAAAAAGACATTTCACTTTCCCACATCTATCAGCAGGTGGCAGCAGTGAACCACTGAACGTCCTTCAACACAGAGTTTTGACTCAATCCTGCACTGCAAATTTGCTAAAATTAGCCTGATTTTATTCTATTCTCTAATGCCCTTAATCATGACGTTTTTAAAGCAGGTTTTGAGGGAGGAGTACACTCGAGAGGAATCACCTACTGAAGATCTTTTTGGAGACACAAGTATTTGTGTATTTGGACTGTAAATGTAAGGCTTGTCCTTGTTCACAGACGTTTTCATCCAAATCAACTAATAAGTGTGTTACCTGTTGGTTTGCCTTCAATATGGGACACGACAGGGCCTGTACTAGGATGCACTCTTCGGTGGAACACTAGTATGTTTAGAGGGGGGCAACGTTGATCGTGTCACTGTGAGTCAGGGTGGTGGACTTCAGATTTTCTGGTGGGGGCTCGAGGCAAATCTGCCCCCCTAGCCTTTTTTATGGTGTCATGTTTCAATGTGTTTTGCTATGTGGTGGTTCCCCCTCGAGGCTTTTGTTTTCAGTCCCCCTAGCATTTCATCGCTGTGCCAAAATACTTGACGTTCCCAACCCAAGCGGAGCCCATGACCTTGGCACTAATCTTGACCAACACATCTAATCTTTCTTCTCTTGATCACACAAGAATTCACCACAAAGGTATAGGGTGGCGAATTTGTACCAATTCGTGCGAAATCGTACAAGTTATACACCCACCGACGAGAGACGCTTCCCTCATGTCCTTGTTGTTTCCGATGAGGCATTTGTCCCGTGGTAATCCAAAACTGTGTTTTCGTAACTTTaacacctaacccaaaccccatctCTAAAGCTTACCATGGAGGGTAACTCCTAACCCAACCCACAGTATAAATATAAGCATGATATTATTAATGTTAAAAGCCCTAATGTGTAATACGGAAGAAAGCGAAACTTCAGGGTTCcgaatgtgtgtttgtgaaggGTTTGAGATTGGTTGATGTATAAGTTGTACGTTTTCATACGAATTAAGTATGAATTAAGGACTGGTATGTATTCGCCACCTTGTAGTATTGTGACGTAttctcatgagactatgttggtatTTCTCAAGGGCAATGAGAACTGCATTATACTTTAATAggcaaattatacgtcatcattAGTGGTTTACAGAAAAGTTGGCAACGTTGCTTTCATAAGTATTGGGAACCTGAACCCGGCATCCACGCAAACCAAATCCCAGACCATTGTTTCAAACTCAGTCGTGGTTAGCTGTGTGACACGTCAAGGCATCTGAATTTCTAAACAAGCATAAAGTCTCTTCTGCAGCTTGAATAAATCCCACATGGGAGTTCTGAATTCCAGTCAGATAATAGGCAGATAAAATCATACTCAAACACTGACTCATGCTGTTTTATAGACGCTTGTCTGCCAAAGAGaaactttaaataaatcattcCTCTGCGTGCAGTATGTGTAATGTCTGCCGTTTGTCTATATTAACACAATCTTCATGTAGAAGGATCTCTTTAATAGACATTGGATTTTCTGGGGATTTTACCGTACTATCTGCTACACTGCCAGTTTTTCTTacattgtatttttgtcttgctgtCCAGACAAATCTAAACAttcttgacaaaaacaaaaactttttacCAATGGTGTAGTAACATAACATAATTACAATTACTTACTTTGAATGagtaagattgtttttttttattgcagtgtaaggttttcaaacatgttatttgtttgtttgtttgtttgtttagtgtgTGCTGATGTGTCGTGTGTGGTCAGGACCGAAACTTCTCTTGCAGCTCTGACAGTAAGTGACGCAAACGCATCGAGGTCGTATAGATACAACTGAACTTTCCTTCCACAGGGTCTGCTGAGAGCTTGTCCACAGGAAAGAACATAAAAATTTTCTCCTTTCTATATTAGACATCTGTGATTATAGCCGATCTTGCATGTGTCTAGGGTTTCTGACTGTGCTTAGAACTGCCAACATATCAAGGTCTGCAAAAAAACGTCAGAgatatgaactcaaatatttctcatcaagTTCTTCCAAGAACAAGaaatctgagctatgctatcaaTATTAATTTTGTAGCTCTATACTCTGACTTTAATCTTAGAGATTAcaatttagagatatttttactggaaaacaaaccTGAGATCTCACAAAACACCCCACACATATGTATAATTAACATTTTCCTTTATTAAATAGTCCcattatgcaaaataaaacaattcacaaaCTTTCATAATTGTTACATTCATCTCTATAGAGTTCCTGAGTTAGTTAGCATTCAAAACTTCTCCACTTTACAACAAACAATACAACAcaagagtgcgtgtgtgtgtgaagagcCATTTACGTATATTCACACATGTAGCTTTTTGACTTTTTACAGTTTTCAGAAGAATGAAAACACTCATCTAACTGATGGCATCTGTCAGAGCATCCACAGCTGTTAGCATGATATGCTAGGGAAACTGTCACATAATTACatttgtaaccggtcctgcttaaCCTgccccgagcgggattcgaaccagggTCTcaagcatgggaggcaggcgtgcTAATGAAGAGGTTTACATACAGCACAGCTACCCACCAGCGTGCTCCCTTTACACATGTAGGACTAAAACTTCACATTACAGATTTGAGAGATTTTTAAAGGCAAAGTTCACTCTTTATTTACTCATGCCCATGTCTGTTCCCAACCAGAATTGACATTATTGGTGAACATAATTAGTAAACGATCCCTTTAATTTATCACAAGGCACCTGGTACAGTATTGATGTGTAGGTCAGATTTTACACATTATTTCTGTTACACAGCTAAACATCTGTAGGCTAATATAGTATGTGCAATCTCCAATCTGTGAACGAAAGAAACAGTCGCACTGTTAGACAGCTTTACCATCGGTCGAGCATGACCTGCAAGAGGTCTAGCCCCCGACATACTGCTCATATGTAGTGAAATCTACAGTTTTACACTTACGGTAAACATTAACACATCATATGTACAATATACACAACTAGAAGtataaatattacaattattataaatgtattaacacatataaatatatttaaattataaatagtgATAAAACAGCTTTGCTTATCTCTCAGTCATCGGCTAGCCCAGCCAAAATCTTCATGAGCTGAACAATCAGTTTAGTCAatgtatttgataaaaaaaacaaacaagcggCCAAGGAATGTGTAGAACTTCACGAACAACGCATGTTCCAAATCTGCGAAAATGTTGTGCACAGATTGCGTCTGGGCCTGGGCCACCAGAGTATACAAAGAAGTCCTGAGTGGATAAAAGTGCCGATGAGGATTCGAGACCCACGAGCTCATAGCTGCATGCGAGGAGTCCATGTTCTCCTGAAGTTAGTCTAGTTTCTCACAACCATGCGTGATGACCTCATGCTGCTCCTAGTCTGTCAACCAAAAACATCCCAAATCCAGAATCGTTCAAATCCAGTTTCCAATTGTTGAGTGTCTGTTCTGAAAACTCTGTTTTTGCCAGTAGACGACTTTTTTGTTCCGGAAGCGTGATGACATGCCAGCATGTCCTGCTAACTGGCAACGATCCATTCATGTCAGGCATTTTTGGCAGCGAGACTGTGCAGGTCAGTTGCTTTTTGTTATCTTGATTGTAAAAGCTGGTGGTAAATTGGCCGGCCGGACAGATGTGTGTGCAGGAGAAAGTCAGTTGGACGTACAGGAAGTAGCTTCCAGCTTCGTTCACGTTCAGAACTCTCTGATTCTTCTCATAGCTGTACATCGAACCGATGGACTGTCCCTTACCATACGGGATGGATTCCCATTCCATCACGTTTTCCTTCAGTTGACCTGCAGGGCGGAGACAAAGAGACATGCTCAGTTTCAAGAATTGTGCAGATGAAGTAAACTTTCAAAGGAATATTCACAGTTAAACGCAAGGGCATGTGCGTgttattttcagtaaataacagaTTATTAAGGTTACGATAGGACTATTCTGCCTCTTGAGCTTCAGGCATCTTTACTCCTGGAATTGTCTGTTTTTTTATGATTAGACTACAAAAATTGTCCCATGCAATTTGTTCGTATTTAGAGTTcaatatttgaaatattaaaagGATGGAACTTACTGTTGGTGGCCCTCAGGTATGCAAAATTCTGCATCTAGAAAAAcggaaacagaaagagagagaaaacttcAGATACAGGTTTATCAACGATGTATGTGCTCACCTGCAGGAAAGGTGGTGAGacaggtaaaaaaaaagactgtacTGAAATTGTCAAAAATGATGCATCATGAATGTACACACCTGCCGCCCAAGCTATATCGAGTGCAACTGCTAAGATAAGTTCTAAACCTCCTACAATAATGCTTTGCAATAAAATGGAAGTCATGTAAAATAAAGGTGCTTCATTGGCGCTTAAGTTCAGAATGAGAACCCTCTTCTTATCCTCAAACATTTTTGGCTGCATGCCATATGGTTCTTTGGAAATCAGTAAAGTTCTTCAAATCAGTGGTTCTGCTATGACATCAGCCTGTACTGAGCCTAATTGGAAGCATTGCTTTTAAGGATAATAACTGGTCTTAAACTTGTACATGTCCATAAAGCATATGGCATTTCCATGTTAAGTGAAGAAAATGACACTTCTACATCCAAAAACAATGGTATTTCCACTGTAAAATGGCAATAACCTAACCTACTCTAGCTAGTTGCTGCTATTAGACCCCAGCAGTGCGACACTGCAGATTTGGTCTTTTGTATGTTCCCCTTTGGATAAaatcgtctgctaaatgactaaatgtacaaCTCACCTTATATGCGGCTCCAGGTGCGACCATCTCGAGTGGGCCCTTCTGCCCGTCTGAGTCTTGCGTCGTCCGCGCGTTCATCTCACTCTCGATGTGTTTGACGAAGAGCAGCGCGGCGGCGAGAGCGACGATAAACATGATGAAGAGCGCGATCACGGACACGGTGAGGAAGGTGTCCAGACACCTGCTGCGGGAGCGCGCACCGGAGGATTGACTCTCAACATCTGGGGACACTGACATCTTCAGAAAACTGCTGTATTATCATGTAATAATAATATCCACATGCCACTTCTCAACTGATGGAGACATGACGAGAGCGCCTTTTATTAGAGCGGTTGAGGAGGAACTAACTGGTTTCCCTCGTCACCTCCTCCCACCAGAGAGAAAAACCGACTGACTTTCCGCTTCTTTCGCTCTTGCGCAAGTGGAGGTGGAAAGCGAGATGAGAGTGAAGTGTGAATTTCTGTGACTGGTGCTCCATATTCCACTCATTATTTCATGGAATGTCGTCTTACATTTTCAGAAGGGGTTCATCATGCCATCTTCAGCTACATCCTTCTTTCACACGATTTCTGTCCATTCTGTATACTTTGTGTTTAATGAGATGCCATTCTTTAATGTAGGCTGTTCACACCGCAAGCCAAAGTCGGACTTTCTCCTTCAACCTGACACCTTAAAACATGCGTAAAACTCATGAAATGCCCTGCCCTAGTATATTTATCAGGACATCAACAAATGTAACCAAATCGTTTAATATGACGTCATGAAATCAGATCTTAATCAGTCTTCAGTCCGCACATTAGCATGAACAGTTCACCTCTGACTgttcactgtttaaaaatatgtttgcaCCTTTCCAAGTAATACGAGCAATGAAACATGCAAACATGACAtgcagattaattcacagaataaATCACAATAAATAATTGCTGAAAAAGCCCCTcagataacaataattcaatatattatgattcagtaattataaatggttatatttaaataattataaaacaattatgagttaaaatgctttacattattgtggcagaccaGTAAAGTATtggtaaaacaatacaaaaagtgtctttagaaggcGATATATTGTTCATTTCCatttcattggcctacagtccaacAATCCATTCTGCAACTGATTTCGTCAATCTGTTCTAAATAGATATATTATAAGATTATAAGATTTATTATTATAGAGTTCTGCATCAGATTGCGCACAAAGAATACTTTTTTGACCGCGAGCGAATACAGACGCGTCCAAGTAGGCAGGGGCGCAACTACCCATTTCCGAGTGGGTATGTGAAATGAAATTTTGCGGCCCATGTATTTGTCGAGCAGGAGGGGGGATGTGGTCAGGTGAGTGTTGTCCATTGTAAGTGATGCtggaggggtcgaggaggccGACTGCACCTCCTTTAGTGAGCCG is a window of Myxocyprinus asiaticus isolate MX2 ecotype Aquarium Trade chromosome 8, UBuf_Myxa_2, whole genome shotgun sequence DNA encoding:
- the LOC127444663 gene encoding uncharacterized protein LOC127444663; this translates as MSVSPDVESQSSGARSRSRCLDTFLTVSVIALFIMFIVALAAALLFVKHIESEMNARTTQDSDGQKGPLEMVAPGAAYKMQNFAYLRATNSQLKENVMEWESIPYGKGQSIGSMYSYEKNQRVLNVNEAGSYFLYVQLTFSCTHICPAGQFTTSFYNQDNKKQLTCTVSLPKMPDMNGSLPVSRTCWHVITLPEQKSRLLAKTEFSEQTLNNWKLDLNDSGFGMFLVDRLGAA